A single Ignavibacteriales bacterium DNA region contains:
- a CDS encoding rhodanese-like domain-containing protein — protein MFGSLFGGGSSNNLDSKSFEEKLNSDKNGVLIDVRTKEEYQAIRIPGSKLIDIYDRSFKEKIEKLDKSKTYYVYCQSGSRSGQATKFMKQMGFENVYNLATGIGRWHGKTESGR, from the coding sequence ATGTTCGGTTCTTTATTCGGAGGAGGTTCCTCTAATAATCTGGATTCTAAATCATTCGAAGAAAAATTAAACAGCGATAAAAACGGCGTTCTGATTGACGTCCGCACCAAAGAAGAGTATCAGGCAATCCGGATACCCGGCTCAAAACTGATTGATATTTATGACCGCAGCTTTAAGGAAAAAATTGAAAAGCTGGACAAATCAAAGACCTACTATGTTTACTGCCAGAGCGGAAGCAGAAGCGGACAGGCAACCAAATTCATGAAGCAGATGGGCTTTGAGAATGTCTATAACCTTGCAACAGGAATCGGCCGCTGGCACGGTAAAACCGAAAGCGGAAGATAA